TTCAAATTAATCTTTTCTTTTCTCACTAATTACCTTTTCTCTGTATTTAATCAGGAGATATTGGTAAAAATAAAAAAGGATCTATTTCATCGTTTATTACGCCTTCCCCTCTCATTCTTTGATTCGCAACAGACAGGGTATCTTTTATCAAGAATAGGGGAGGTAGAAGGACTTGGATTCTTTTTCTCCAATTCCATTGTCAGAATCCTCATTGGAATCCTTGAATTTCTCTTCTGTCTATGGATTCTTCTCTACCTAAACTGGAGACTCACTCTTATATCGTTAATAGTTATTCCCTTTCTTTACTTTGCGACTCGATTCTACTCAAGATCTATAAGGAAAACAAGTAGAGAGTTGATGGAGAAAGGAGCTAATCTTTCAAAGAGAATTCAGGAGTCTCTCTCAGGGGTTGAGGTGATTAAATCCTTTTCCGCCGAAGATCGAGAAACAACCAAGATACATATCTCCTTAGATGAGCTAAAACAAACAAGCATAAAAAGGAATATCCAGTTTACCATATCCTCAGAGATTCTATCTTTGATTGGAGCTCTTGGAGGATTTATCGTCCTATGGTACTCAGGATGGAAGATAATTAAGGGCTCTTTCACTATAGGGACATACATTGCCTTTTCAGCCTATTTAGCAAAACTCTATGGACCAACCCAGATCTTGGCTAACATAGGACTTACCCTTCAACCAGCTATTACTACATTAAACAGAGTCTCAGAGCTATTTGAGCTCGGAGAGGAAGGAGAGGAAGGGATAAGAGTTTCGAAGCTAACAGGAGAGATTGAATTCAGGGATGTCTATTTCAGCTATGATAGTAAAAAAGAGGGTGTTCTCAAGGGAATCACTCTCAAGATTAATCCAGGGGATAAGATTTTAATTGCAGGACCTAATGGCTCAGGTAAAAGTACAATAGTGAAACTAATCCTTGGACTTTATAAGATCGATAGAGGAAAGATAACTATAGATGGTCATGATATAAACACTCTTTCCCTTTCATCTCTAAGAGAGAGGATCTCCTTTGTCTCTCAGAATGTATTTCTCTTTAATGACACAATAAGAAACAATATCCTTTACAGTAGACCCGATGCAAGTGAAATGGAGGTAAAGGAAGCAGCAAAACTCTCTGGTGCTCATGAGTTTATCATGAATCTTGAAGATGGATTCAATACTCCAATTGGAGAGACAGGAAAGAAGCTATCAGGAGGAGAGAGGAAGAAGATATCCATTGCCAGAGCCATCCTCAAAGACTCAGACATAATCATTTTTGATGAGGCAACCTCAGAGCTTGATTCTGAATCAGAGAGGAGAATTGAAGAGCTTATAACTGAGCACTTCAAATACAGAACTTGTATCATCATCTCCCACAGGGCATGGCGAACCAATTCTTTGAACAGGATATATCTCTTAGGAGATGGAAGAGTTTTGGATCAGGGAAGCCATGATGAGCTCTCTCAGAGAAACCCATATTATCGTGAACTTCATCGGACTCAAGCAAGATCTTAAACTTATTTTCCCCATCAATCCATTGTGCCTTATTGACATGAGAAATATTTTTAATCAGAATAATTTATATTATTGAGTAATAAATGAAACTTTTTTGCTAAGTAGAGAGTCTTAATTAATGAATACAATTGCAAGAAAGTGAGGGGAATTTAAGAGAAGGATTTTATAAAAATGATATTCATCTTGACCAAAAAAGAAATATTAGAAGACATTTACAACATAAGATTTATTATATTAGTTCTCTTGTGTTCTATCCTAATCCCTTTAACATTGTTTATTAACCAGAAAGCTCTTGATCGAGATATAATAGATTATTATCAAACACTTACTAAATATGAAGAAAAACTAAAAAGCGGATCCCATAATACTCTTACATTTGAAGCAAGCGGATTCCGGCCTCCCTCTGAATTGAGAATTTTCAGCATTGGATTAGATACTACTCTACCAAGTTCGATAATAATTACACGTGACGAAGGAATAAAATCAGGTGAAAACAAAGCAGAAGATAGTCCGTATCATGCTTTTCTTGGGAAAATAGATTTTTTATTTATCATAAAGGTAGTTATGTCTCTCGTTGCTATGATTTTTACTTTCAATGCTATTTCTGGAGAGAAAGAACAGGGAACGATAAGGCAGATACTTTCAAATTCAATACATCGCTATAAAATAGTAATAGCAAAATATCTCGGAAATTTTATTATTCTCCTTTTTCCATTTATACTTGGATTAACCTTAGGATTGTTGATAGTTATTACAAGTTCGGACACCCAATTACTCAGTAGTAATCATTTGTTAAGAATTATTTTTATGTTCCTAATCGCATTAATCTATATTTCTCTATTCTTGAACCTTGGTTTGTTTATTTCAGTAATAACAAAAAGATCATGGACATCAATAGTTTTTCTCTTATTCATCTGGGTCATTTTCGTGCATGTCATTCCGCAAATATCAGGAATGATCGCTGAGACCTTATATCCTGTAAAATCTGTGAGAGTTTTGAATATTGAAAAAGATATCCAGAAAAAAAGTATTGAAAAAGAACAAAGCAAAGAGTTGCAAGAAATATTCATGAAGAATAATTATGATGAGCTTCGAAAACCAATAGTAGAAAAATACAAAAAAATCTTAGCAGAAAGATTAAGAAATATTGATCAGGAACATAAAAATAGAAAAAGAGTTCAGAGAATTATTGCTAACACAATATCAAGAACTTCTCCTTCATCATCGCTGACTTTTATCTTTTCAGAACTGTCAAATACAGGAATTTTAGAGATGGAAAATTTCATAACAAGCGCCCTGCAATTTCAAAACCTCATAGAAGCTAATGTTTATGCTGACACTTACACTGACGATGTGGGTTCAGGAATGTCAGTAAAGTTAGGAGCAGGAGATTTTTCAAATATACCTCGATTTAATTATCGAAAAGTTGAATTTGTTAAATCTATTTTATCAATTCAACTTGATCTCTTTTTACTTATTCTATTTAATGCACTGTTATTTTCTTTGAGTGCTTTTCTTTTTATTACTTATGATGTCAGATAAAAATACTCATTGGCAACTTGGAACTGGACATCGGTAATCTGTAGTCAGAAATTAGTAAATTGTGATAATGATCAATTACCAGAGAAAGGAGGAAAAATGTTTGAAGAAGAAAAATCTGAAGAAACAAAATTTTGTAGAAGAAAGGTTTTAAAAGCTTTATTTATTGGTGTATTAAGCTTAATACCAATTCCAAAACTACTATCACAACAAACAGAGAAGAGACAGCTTAAAAAGCAAGTTAAAATAAATTCAGGCGTGGAACCGTGTAATGAGGAATCCATTGTAGCCAATATTCAACCACAATTTAAAATTGGTCAGACATTCAAATATAAAGCGATAAGAACCGATAAAAAATTACCCGAAGATGTGGTTGGTAAACAAGTTGCACCAGGTAAGATTGTGTTAACGAGTGAGCCAATACCAATAGAACAGACTATCAAAATTGAG
This DNA window, taken from Acidobacteriota bacterium, encodes the following:
- a CDS encoding ABC transporter ATP-binding protein, translated to MKERRYSNKMLNVQNRKERSKKLKFSSLKLLFPYLRTHWKKVIIASILMIILSLLALPTPYLMKYIVDDVILAKNIKLLNLIIFLLIGIQFFKLIFSFLTNYLFSVFNQEILVKIKKDLFHRLLRLPLSFFDSQQTGYLLSRIGEVEGLGFFFSNSIVRILIGILEFLFCLWILLYLNWRLTLISLIVIPFLYFATRFYSRSIRKTSRELMEKGANLSKRIQESLSGVEVIKSFSAEDRETTKIHISLDELKQTSIKRNIQFTISSEILSLIGALGGFIVLWYSGWKIIKGSFTIGTYIAFSAYLAKLYGPTQILANIGLTLQPAITTLNRVSELFELGEEGEEGIRVSKLTGEIEFRDVYFSYDSKKEGVLKGITLKINPGDKILIAGPNGSGKSTIVKLILGLYKIDRGKITIDGHDINTLSLSSLRERISFVSQNVFLFNDTIRNNILYSRPDASEMEVKEAAKLSGAHEFIMNLEDGFNTPIGETGKKLSGGERKKISIARAILKDSDIIIFDEATSELDSESERRIEELITEHFKYRTCIIISHRAWRTNSLNRIYLLGDGRVLDQGSHDELSQRNPYYRELHRTQARS
- a CDS encoding ABC transporter permease subunit; the protein is MIFILTKKEILEDIYNIRFIILVLLCSILIPLTLFINQKALDRDIIDYYQTLTKYEEKLKSGSHNTLTFEASGFRPPSELRIFSIGLDTTLPSSIIITRDEGIKSGENKAEDSPYHAFLGKIDFLFIIKVVMSLVAMIFTFNAISGEKEQGTIRQILSNSIHRYKIVIAKYLGNFIILLFPFILGLTLGLLIVITSSDTQLLSSNHLLRIIFMFLIALIYISLFLNLGLFISVITKRSWTSIVFLLFIWVIFVHVIPQISGMIAETLYPVKSVRVLNIEKDIQKKSIEKEQSKELQEIFMKNNYDELRKPIVEKYKKILAERLRNIDQEHKNRKRVQRIIANTISRTSPSSSLTFIFSELSNTGILEMENFITSALQFQNLIEANVYADTYTDDVGSGMSVKLGAGDFSNIPRFNYRKVEFVKSILSIQLDLFLLILFNALLFSLSAFLFITYDVR